The following are from one region of the Entelurus aequoreus isolate RoL-2023_Sb linkage group LG17, RoL_Eaeq_v1.1, whole genome shotgun sequence genome:
- the LOC133632179 gene encoding uncharacterized protein LOC133632179, with translation MAVAPFHEYRIAGKTTEEGASEKTRRGRETQDNNIKMLKVLIKERLMAAADEIFALFERTMASYEEEHSPTRKEKEQQRQQLDAVFTTQSVLQIKDGQQMIARQEQRPPLPQEGSSTLEQVRPQPPHINQEDLWVIGEEERLLGPKEADLTMLPLTVVSVKIEEYEDQSQADNLLAPLTDHNETSYSTDEKDINNTQEPLSSDTDCEDVHQMIGRHDRPPQPQGGGFTLEQEDQEPAHFKEEEEALWISHDGSHCGRSYDGTKLPQSAAEKQRRYRARRDADPERRERYLKREKEKYKTDVESGRRKRINEVGNKEKHKRRQKWRETYHRMKGRKEAVRHLITAPGYHQCKLQNHNQALPGNINSDGQMYWNFPGNDGDMRKMEMLTTQTRGSGTTQFHIV, from the exons ATGGCAGTCGCGCCCTTTCACGAATATAGAATTGCCGGAAAAACCACGGAAGAAGGCGCAAGCGAGAAGACGAGGAGAGGACGCGAGACACAGGACAACAACATCAAAATGTTGAAAGTGTTGATAAAGGAGCGACTAATGGCGGCAGCTGATGAAATATTCGCGCTGTTCGAAAGAACGATGGCGTCGTACGAGGAGGAACATTCTCCAAcaaggaaggagaaggagcaACAGCGACAACAACTGGACGCCGTTTTTACGACTCAAAGTGTGCTACAAATCAAAG acggcCAGCAGATGATTGCTCGTCAAGAACAACGTCCACCCTTACCTCAggaggggagctccactttggaGCAGGTGcgtccacagcccccccacattaaccAGGAGGACCTTTGGGTCATCGGGGAGGAAGAGCGCCTTCTCGGGCCgaaggaggctgatctcaccatgTTGCctctgactgttgtctctgtgaagatagAAGAGTATGAAGACCAATCACAAGCGGACAACCTCCTAGCGCCGCTAACGGATCATAACGAAACGTCGTACTCGACTGACGAGAAagacatcaacaacacccaggaaccgTTGAGCAGTGATAcggactgtgaag ATGTCCATCAGATGATTGGCCGTCACGATCGCCCCCCTCAACCACAGGGGGGCGGCTTCACGTTGGAGCAGGAGGATCAAGAGCCCGCccactttaaagaggaagaggaggcccTTTGGATCAGTCATGATGGAAGCCACTGTGGACGATCATATGAC GGGACCAAGCTACCACAAAGCGCTGCCGAGAAGCAGAGGCGCTATCGTGCTCGGCGGGATGCCGACCCGGAGAGGAGGGAGAGATATTTAAAGAgggaaaaagaaaaatacaagacGGACGTAGAATCAGGCAGGAGGAAACGGATCAATGAAGTGGGTAACAAAGAAAAGCACAAAAGACGGCAAAAGTGGAGAGAGACGTACCACAGGATGAAGGGAAGGAAAGAAGCTGTGCGTCACCTCATCACGGCGCCAGGCTATCACCAGTGCAAGCTGCAGAACCACAACCAAGCACTTCCAG gcAATATAAACAGCGACGGACAAATGTATTGGAATTTTCCAGGAAATGATGGAGATATGAGAAAAATGGAAATGTTAACGACACAGACAAGAGGAAGCGGAACAACACAGTTTCACATAGTTTGA